Below is a genomic region from Hylemonella gracilis.
TTTCTCGCTGAATTCCCGGATGGTCTTGCGTTCGAACTGGGTCGCGTCCATCGCGCTGTCACGCACGATCTTCTGCTCCTGCGGCGACAGGCCATCCCAGGTCTTCTTGGACAGCAGCAGGACCCAGGCGCTGTACATATGGCGCGTCAGCGCCAGGTATTTCTGCACCTCGTAGAACTTGCTGGCCAGAATGGTCGGCGTGGGGTTCTCCTGACCATCGACCGCCTTCTGCTCCATGGCCGTGTAGACCTCGGGGAAAGGCATGGGCGTGGCGTTGACGCCCAGAGCTGTGAAGGTGTCGAGGAAGAGCGGGCTTTGGATCACGCGCAGCTTCAGGCCCTCGAGGTCGGCCGCCGTGTTGATGGCGCGGCGCGAGTTGGTGACGTGGCGGAAGCCGTTCTCCCAGAAGGCAAAGCCGATCAGCCCCTTCTCAGGCAGTTGAGCCAGCAGCTTCTGGCCAAAGGGACCGTCGAGCAGTGCGTCGGCTTCCTGCTCATTGTTCAACAGCATGGGCAGGTTGAGCGCGCCGAAGGGTTTGACCAGCGACATCAGCGTGGAGGCATCGGGCACCGTCATCTCCTGGATGCCGGCGCGCAAGGCCGAGGTCATGGTGATGTCGTTGCCCAGCGCCCCACTCGCATACACCTTGGCAGTCATCTTGCCACCACTGCGCTCGGACAACAGCTTGGCGAAGTGGTTGAGCGCCACGCCTTGCGGGTGGTCTTCGCTCAGGCCGATGCCAATCTTGAATACATGTTCCCTGACTTGCGCGGACACCGAGCCGGCCGCCAGGCCGAGCGCCAACGCCGCCAACACGACGGATCTGAATTTCATGCTTGTCTCCTGATGTTTGGATATATGTCCCGGCGCCAATTCCACCTGACTACCTGCGCGTCAGTTCAAGGGGCCCCAGGGCGAGCGCGAGATTAGGGAAGACAGCAGGTTCGGTCTACTGAATTTTCTGTAGAAAGTCATTCCATTTCGTTATGAATACAGCCGAATCATCCGGGTTCCCCCCTAGCCCCGAGCCTTCCATCGCCCGCTCCTTCAGCCGTCTTCGGTTCCGACATCTGCAGTTTCTGGACATCCTGGGACAAACCCGCAATCTGCGGCTCGCCTCCGAATGGATGCACATCACGCAGCCGGCGGCGACCAAGATGCTGATGGAGATCGAGACCATCCTCAACGCCCGCCTGTTCGACCGACAGTCACGTGGGGTGGCGCCCAACGAACTCGGCCTGTTCACCCTGCGCTACGCGAGCAGCGCGCTGGAAGGGCATCGCAAGTTCGCCCGCGAGTTCGACACGCTGCGGCACGGCGGCGCGGGGCATCTGACGATTGGCGCCATCTCGGGCTCGGCGCATCTGCTGATGTCCACGGTGTCCGAGGTCCAGCGCCTGAGGCCGCTGCTGGTGCTGAAGATGCTGGAGCAGAGCAGCGACCAGCTCGCGCTGTGGCTGTCCGAGCGCAAGATCGACCTGATGATCGGGCGCTTCACGAACAGCGAGCAGCAAGCGCAATTCCGCTACGAGCGCCTGTCGGCCGAGCCGCTGCAGGTGGTCGGTCGCGTGGACCACCCCCTGCGCAGCAAACGCATCCAGGACCTGACCGAACTGGCGCGCTGGCCCTGGATCCTGTATCCCTCGCCGACCGCGCTGCGCCGCGTCACCGACGACATCTTCAACAGCATCGGCCTGACACCCACCTCCGGCGTGGTCGAGACGCCCTCGTTCTGGTTCTCGCTGGAATTGCTGCAGACGACACAGATGCTGTCGCTGCAGCCAGCCTCGCTGGCGGAGGAATATGCGAAAAAAGGCCTGCTGACCCGCATCCAGGTCGACCTGCCCGACCGCATGCCGGATTACGGACTGATCACGCACCTGGGTGAGACCTTGCCGCCTTCCGCGCAGGCCTTCGTGTCGGTGTTGCGGGAGAAGGCGGGGGTGACAAGAGAAGCCTGAGGCGCAGGCAGTCACAGGCCGTCCAGGAAAGGCCAGCCCCGGAGCGATCTTTCAACCAGCCTAGGCGCTGAGGATCACCTTGAAGCCACCATAGATGAGCCGCTTGCCGTCAATGGGCATGGGGTTCTCGTCGGCTTGCATGCGCGGGTCGGCCATCACCTTGGTCCAGCCCGCGTCGCGCACTTCTCGGGACGGCCAGGTGACCCACGAGAACACCACGGCCTCGTCGTCCTGGCGTTTCACGGCCATGGTGAACGAGGTCAGCTTGCCTTCGGGCACGTCGTCGCCCCAGCACTCCACGACCGACAGCGCCCCGTGGTCCTTGAATACCTGCGCGGCATCGCGGGCGTGCTTGAGGTAAGCCTCCTGCTTGTCCAAGGGCACTGCGGCAACGAATCCATCAACGTAAGTCATGCGAATTTCCTTGAAGGTGGACGGGTCTGCTAGACACCGATTGACCGCGGCATCGCATCTTGCACGCCGCTGATGGAACGACGAACGACCGTGGTCGGAATCGACACGGTTTGGGAGGAAAGTTGAAACGGCGGGGTTTTAGTTACGGCCCGCCGCTATGCGCTTAACCTGGCGCTACGCGCCAAGTTGGCGCCTTCACTGAAATCCTGCGGAGGCAAGGCTCACGCCTTGCCTGCAACTTGCTCAGTTGGTCTGAGCAAGTTGCTCCAAGACCGCAGGATTCTCCAGCGTCGTGATGTCCTGGGTGATGGCTTCGCCCTTGGCCAGGCTGCGTAGCAGGCGGCGCATGATCTTGCCGCTGCGGGTCTTGGGCAGGTTGTCGCCGAAACGGATGTCCTTGGGCTTGGCGATGGGGCCGATTTCCTTGGCCACCCAGTTGCGCAGCTCGTTGGCGATCTGCCGGGCTTCCTCGCCCGTGGGACGCGAGCGCTTCAAGACCACGAAGGCGCAAATTGCTTCGCCGGTCAAATCGTCGGGACGGCCCACGACGGCGGCTTCGGCCACGAGGTCGGTCTTGGACACCAGGGCCGATTCGATCTCCATCGTGCCCAGGCGGTGGCCGCTGACGTTGAGCACATCGTCGATGCGGCCCGTGATGCGGAAGTAACCGCGGTCCGCCGAGCGGACCGCGCCGTCACCCGCCAGGTAGTAGCCCTTGAGCTCCTCGGGAAAGTAGCTTTTCTTGAAACGTTCCGGGTCACCCCAGATGGTGCGGATCATGGAAGGCCAGGGCTTCTTGATGACCAGGATGCCGCCCGTGCCGTTCGGGATGTCATTGCCCAACTCGTCCACGATGGCGGCGGCGATGCCCGGCAGCGGCAGCGTGCAGGAGCCCGGCACCAGCGGCGTGGCACCCGGCAACGGCGTGATGACGTGACCACCGGTCTCGGTCTGCCAGAAGGTGTCCACGATGGGGCAGCGCTCGCCGCCCACATGCTTGTGGTACCACATCCAGGCTTCGGGGTTGATGGGCTCGCCCACCGAACCGAGGATGCGCAAGCTGCTCAGATCCGAGCGGGCCGGATGCACCTTCTCGTCGCCTTCGGCGGCTTTGATCAGCGAACGGATGGCGGTGGGTGCGGTGTAGAAGATCGTCGCCTTGTGCTTCTCGATCATCTGCCAGAAACGGCCCGCGTTCGGGTAAGTGGGCACGCCCTCGAAGACGATCTGTGTCGCGCCGGCCGCCAGCGGGCCGTAGGCCACGTAGGTGTGGCCGGTGATCCAGCCGATGTCGGCCGTGCACCAGAAGATGTCGCTGGGCTGAAGGTCGAAAGTCCAGTCCATGGTCAGGCGCGCCCACAGCAGGTAGCCCCCTGTGGCGTGCTGCACGCCCTTGGGCTTGCCGGTGGAGCCACTGGTGTAGAGGATGAACAGCGGGTGTTCGGCGCCCACCTGCTCGGGCTTGCATTCCGTGCTCTGGCCCGCCAGGGCCTCGGTGAAGGTCTTGTCGCGGCCCGCGACCATATTGCAGGCGGTTTGCGTGCGCTGGTAGACCAGCACGGTCTTGATGCTCGCGCAGCCGCCCATGGCCAGGGCTTCGTCCACGATGGCCTTGAGCGGCAGTTCACGGCCGCCACGCATCTGGTAGTTGGCGGTGATGACGGCCACCGCGCCGGCGTCGATGATGCGTTCCTGCAGGCTCTTGGCGGAAAAACCACCGAAAACCACGCTGTGGGTCGCGCCGATGCGCGCGCAAGCCTGCATGGCCACCACGCCCTCGATCGTCATGGGCATGTAGATGAGGACACGGTCGCCCTTCTTGATGCCCTGGGCCTTGAGGGCGTTGGCGAACTGACCGACCTTGGCCAGGAGCTCCTTGTAGCTGACCTTGGTGACCGCGCCATCGTCGGCCTCGAAGAGGATGGCGGTCTTGTTTTCGACCGGCGTGCCCATGTGCTTGTCCAGGCAGTTGGCGCTGGCGTTCAACTCACCATCCTCGAACCACTTGTAGAACGGCTTGTTGCCCTGGTTCAAGGTCTTGGTGAACGGCTTGCCCCAGACCAGGTTCTCGCGGGCCAGACGCGCCCAGGTCCCTTCAAAATCCTTCTCGAAGGCATCGCACATGGCCTGGTACTGCGCCATGCCTGACACGCGCGCGGCCTTGACGGTCGCCGCAGGCGGCGGAAAAACCCGGTTTTCAACCAGCACGGATTCGATGGCCGAGGAAGAGGCGGTGGAAGAGCTCATGGTTTGCGTCCTCAAGATCGTTATAGGCGTGGAACAAGCTGCCATCGGCAGTGCCTCTTATTGTCCGACATGCGCTTACAAGGTTCTGACGCTAGCCCGACAAAACCGCAGGGGAAAACACTGCATCCCCCTCGCTGCGAAACCGGCGCGAAATGCAGCCTAGAATTCATGGTTTTCCCGGATCGCCGCATCCCTTTTTCCTGCATCCCTTCCCAAGTCTTTCCTCGCCTTCTTTTCATCATGTCTCAGCCCGAAGCGCCCAAGCATGAACCGCGGAGCACCGCTTCCCGCATGCGCCCCCTGCCTGCCATGATCTTCGCCAGTCGCTGGCTGCAGCTCCCCCTCTATCTGGGCCTGATCATTGCCCAGGGGGTGTACGTGGTGCACTTCCTGATCGAGCTTGAACACCTGGTGATGGCCGCCTTCGGCAACCAGGTGGCGCTGGACGCGCTGGTCCACAGCATCGGCTACAAGGCCGACGCGCCACTGAGCACCCTCAATGAAACGGTGATCATGTTGGTGGTGCTGGCGCTGATCGACGTGGTGATGATCTCCAACCTGCTGATCATGGTCATCGTCGGCGGCTTCGAGACCTTCGTGAGTCGCCTGAACCTAGAAGGACATCCCGACCAGCCCGAGTGGCTCAACCATGTCAATGCCTCGGTGCTCAAGGTCAAGCTGGCCACGGCCATCATCGGCATCAGCTCCATCCACTTGCTCAAGACCTTCATCAACGCCGCCAATTACAGTGACCGCGTGCTGATCGCGCAGACCGTCATCCATGTCGTCTTCCTGCTCTCCGCGATGGCGATCGCCTACACGGACCGCCTGATGAACAGCGGCACGGATGACAAGCACTGAGCACGCCGGAAGAACAAAACCGACACAGTCCCAGAGGAACCCGCCATGAGCACGACCATCCGCCAAGACGATCTGATCGAATCCATCGCCGCCGGGCTGCAGTACATCAGCTACTACCACCCGGCGGACTACATTGCCCACCTGGCGCGGGCCTATGAACGCGAAAAAAGCCCGGCGGCCAAGGACGCCATTGCCCAGATCCTGACCAACAGCAAGATGAGCGCCACGGGTCACCGCCCGATCTGCCAGGACACCGGCATCGTCAACGTCTTCCTCAAAGTGGGCATGGGCGTGCGCCTGGAAGGCTTCACCGGCAGTCTCGAGGACGCGGTGAACGAAGGCGTGCGCCGCGGCTACCTGAACCCGGACAACATGCTGCGCGCCTCCGTCGTGGCCGACCCGCAGTTCGCGCGCAAGAACACCAAGGACAACACGCCCGCCGTGATCTTCACCGAGCTCGTGCCCGGCGACAGCGTGGAGGTGACGCTGGCGGCCAAGGGCGGCGGCAGCGAGAACAAGAGCAAGATGTACATGCTCAACCCCAGCGACAGCGTGGTGGACTGGGTGCTCAAGACCGTGCCAACCATGGGCGCCGGCTGGTGTCCGCCCGGCATGCTGGGCATCGGCATCGGCGGCACGGCGGAGAAGGCCACGTTGATGGCGAAAGAGTCCCTGATGGACGACATCGACATGTACGAGCTGCAGGCCAAGGCGGGCAAGGGTGACAAGCTCACGCAGGTCGAGGAGTTGCGCCTGGAACTCTACGAGAAGGTCAACGCGCTGGGCATCGGCGCGCAGGGCCTGGGCGGCCTGACCACGGTGCTCGACATCAAGATCAAGATGTATCCGACGCACGCGGCAAGCAAGCCGATCGCGATGATTCCCAACTGCGCGGCCACGCGCCACGCGCACTTCGTGCTGGATGGCAGCGGTCCGGTCTACCTGGATCCGCCCAGCCTGGACCTCTGGCCCGACGTGCAGTGGATGCCCGACACGCAGAAAAGCAAGCGCGTCGACCTGAACACGCTCAGCAAGGAAGAGGTCGCCAGCTGGAAACCCGGCCAGACCTTGTTGCTCAACGGCAAGATGCTCACGGGTCGAGACGCCGCGCACAAGCGCATCGCCGACATGCTGGCCAAGGGCGAGAAGCTGCCCGTGGACTTCACCAACCGGGTGATCTATTACGTCGGCCCGGTGGACCCGGTGCGCGACGAAGCCGTCGGCCCCGCGGGCCCGACCACCGCCACGCGCATGGACAAGTTCACCGACATGATGCTGTCCAAGACCGGGCTGATCGCCATGATCGGCAAGGCCGAGCGCGGCCCCGAGGCCATCGCCGCCATCCAGAAACACAAAAGCGCCTACCTGATGGCCGTGGGTGGCGCGGCCTACCTCGTCAGCAAGGCGATCAAGCGGGCCAAGGTGGTCGGCTTCGAGGACCTGGGCATGGAGGCCATCTACGAGTTCGACGTGGTGGACATGCCGGTGACGGTGGCCGTCGACGCGGGCGGCACCAGCGCCCACATCACCGGCCCGGCCGAGTGGAGCCAGCGCATCGCCTCTGGCGAGTTCAAGGGCATCACGGTCGCCACGGCCTGACATCTTGGCCACGCCCGCACCGTCCACGTCCGCGTTGCCGACGCCGGAAAGCCCGATTGGCGTCTTCGACAGCGGTATCGGCGGTCTGAGCGTGCTCCAGGCCCTGCATGCCGAACTGCCGCACCAGCGCTACGTCTACCTGGCCGACAGCGGCCATGCGCCTTATGGGGAACGCGAGCCACAGCACGTGATCGACCGCACCATGGCCGCCGCCGAGCACCTGATCGTTCGGCATGGCATCCAGGCCCTGGTGGTCGCCTGCAACACGGCCACCGCGATCGCCATCCACTTGCTGCGCGCCGAATACCCTCAACTGCCCCTGGTGGGCCTGGAGCCTGCCATCAAGCCCGCGGCCCAGCACAGCCGCAACCGGCGGGTAGGCGTGCTGGCGACGCGCGGCACCTTGCAGAGCGAGAAATTCAGGGTGTTGCACGCGGGCCTGGCGCAGCAAGCCGAGTTCATCCTCCAGCCCTGCGATGGCCTGGCCGGCGCCATCGAGCGCCAGGACGAGGAACGCATCGCGACGCTGAGCGCCCAGTACACGG
It encodes:
- a CDS encoding TRAP transporter substrate-binding protein; this translates as MKFRSVVLAALALGLAAGSVSAQVREHVFKIGIGLSEDHPQGVALNHFAKLLSERSGGKMTAKVYASGALGNDITMTSALRAGIQEMTVPDASTLMSLVKPFGALNLPMLLNNEQEADALLDGPFGQKLLAQLPEKGLIGFAFWENGFRHVTNSRRAINTAADLEGLKLRVIQSPLFLDTFTALGVNATPMPFPEVYTAMEQKAVDGQENPTPTILASKFYEVQKYLALTRHMYSAWVLLLSKKTWDGLSPQEQKIVRDSAMDATQFERKTIREFSEKALAQLKSNGMVVTELSPAEQAKLRAKLAPVVAKYGQDFGDAFQEMNAELAKIRKK
- a CDS encoding LysR substrate-binding domain-containing protein, with protein sequence MNTAESSGFPPSPEPSIARSFSRLRFRHLQFLDILGQTRNLRLASEWMHITQPAATKMLMEIETILNARLFDRQSRGVAPNELGLFTLRYASSALEGHRKFAREFDTLRHGGAGHLTIGAISGSAHLLMSTVSEVQRLRPLLVLKMLEQSSDQLALWLSERKIDLMIGRFTNSEQQAQFRYERLSAEPLQVVGRVDHPLRSKRIQDLTELARWPWILYPSPTALRRVTDDIFNSIGLTPTSGVVETPSFWFSLELLQTTQMLSLQPASLAEEYAKKGLLTRIQVDLPDRMPDYGLITHLGETLPPSAQAFVSVLREKAGVTREA
- a CDS encoding DUF1428 domain-containing protein; this translates as MTYVDGFVAAVPLDKQEAYLKHARDAAQVFKDHGALSVVECWGDDVPEGKLTSFTMAVKRQDDEAVVFSWVTWPSREVRDAGWTKVMADPRMQADENPMPIDGKRLIYGGFKVILSA
- the acs gene encoding acetate--CoA ligase, with the translated sequence MSSSTASSSAIESVLVENRVFPPPAATVKAARVSGMAQYQAMCDAFEKDFEGTWARLARENLVWGKPFTKTLNQGNKPFYKWFEDGELNASANCLDKHMGTPVENKTAILFEADDGAVTKVSYKELLAKVGQFANALKAQGIKKGDRVLIYMPMTIEGVVAMQACARIGATHSVVFGGFSAKSLQERIIDAGAVAVITANYQMRGGRELPLKAIVDEALAMGGCASIKTVLVYQRTQTACNMVAGRDKTFTEALAGQSTECKPEQVGAEHPLFILYTSGSTGKPKGVQHATGGYLLWARLTMDWTFDLQPSDIFWCTADIGWITGHTYVAYGPLAAGATQIVFEGVPTYPNAGRFWQMIEKHKATIFYTAPTAIRSLIKAAEGDEKVHPARSDLSSLRILGSVGEPINPEAWMWYHKHVGGERCPIVDTFWQTETGGHVITPLPGATPLVPGSCTLPLPGIAAAIVDELGNDIPNGTGGILVIKKPWPSMIRTIWGDPERFKKSYFPEELKGYYLAGDGAVRSADRGYFRITGRIDDVLNVSGHRLGTMEIESALVSKTDLVAEAAVVGRPDDLTGEAICAFVVLKRSRPTGEEARQIANELRNWVAKEIGPIAKPKDIRFGDNLPKTRSGKIMRRLLRSLAKGEAITQDITTLENPAVLEQLAQTN
- a CDS encoding YqhA family protein, translating into MSQPEAPKHEPRSTASRMRPLPAMIFASRWLQLPLYLGLIIAQGVYVVHFLIELEHLVMAAFGNQVALDALVHSIGYKADAPLSTLNETVIMLVVLALIDVVMISNLLIMVIVGGFETFVSRLNLEGHPDQPEWLNHVNASVLKVKLATAIIGISSIHLLKTFINAANYSDRVLIAQTVIHVVFLLSAMAIAYTDRLMNSGTDDKH
- a CDS encoding fumarate hydratase translates to MSTTIRQDDLIESIAAGLQYISYYHPADYIAHLARAYEREKSPAAKDAIAQILTNSKMSATGHRPICQDTGIVNVFLKVGMGVRLEGFTGSLEDAVNEGVRRGYLNPDNMLRASVVADPQFARKNTKDNTPAVIFTELVPGDSVEVTLAAKGGGSENKSKMYMLNPSDSVVDWVLKTVPTMGAGWCPPGMLGIGIGGTAEKATLMAKESLMDDIDMYELQAKAGKGDKLTQVEELRLELYEKVNALGIGAQGLGGLTTVLDIKIKMYPTHAASKPIAMIPNCAATRHAHFVLDGSGPVYLDPPSLDLWPDVQWMPDTQKSKRVDLNTLSKEEVASWKPGQTLLLNGKMLTGRDAAHKRIADMLAKGEKLPVDFTNRVIYYVGPVDPVRDEAVGPAGPTTATRMDKFTDMMLSKTGLIAMIGKAERGPEAIAAIQKHKSAYLMAVGGAAYLVSKAIKRAKVVGFEDLGMEAIYEFDVVDMPVTVAVDAGGTSAHITGPAEWSQRIASGEFKGITVATA
- the murI gene encoding glutamate racemase, whose product is MPTPESPIGVFDSGIGGLSVLQALHAELPHQRYVYLADSGHAPYGEREPQHVIDRTMAAAEHLIVRHGIQALVVACNTATAIAIHLLRAEYPQLPLVGLEPAIKPAAQHSRNRRVGVLATRGTLQSEKFRVLHAGLAQQAEFILQPCDGLAGAIERQDEERIATLSAQYTAALGPCGVAPGCIDTVVLGCTHYPLIAPRLRTLLGPDVAMIESGAPVARQTRRILPQVGTEGTPSTRYFTTGQIGALQAAARRWLEADARVENLDLG